CTGCGCCACTTCGCGATCACGACTTGGCTCCGCGCAGGCATTCCCGTGCATGTCGTGCAGCGGATGGCAGGTCACACGAACCTGTCCACCACGCAGCGCTACGTGCACTTCCTCAAGGAAGACCTCGAGGAGGCCGCTCGTCGGTTGCCGGTCCGCCGTCGTGGCGGGAACGGCGACGGGGAGAAGAACTGACGCCCGGCCACGCGGCCCTCGGTGCAACGCCGGGGGCAAGGGTCGACCGGAGCATGGTAGGCGAGGTCACCGCACCGCCGCCCGCATCCCAAGAACAGCTCCAGACAGTCGAGCAGGGCCCGGAAGAGG
This portion of the Polyangium spumosum genome encodes:
- a CDS encoding tyrosine-type recombinase/integrase; translation: MVASCSRRNSVKRPGIAGLRSPIGSIGSTVSRPIPAGSSPIGSISYPLRHFAITTWLRAGIPVHVVQRMAGHTNLSTTQRYVHFLKEDLEEAARRLPVRRRGGNGDGEKN